In the genome of Synergistaceae bacterium, one region contains:
- a CDS encoding carboxylesterase/lipase family protein, which produces MNKKIFMSALIIALSFIGVSSAEIISGPDAAVVEIEGGKLQGYIRNNIFTYLGVPYAEADLFMPPTKIKAWDGIKMAVTYGNISPQLTSQQNDMFPAHWYWPLWTPKNYTQDNNCQNLNIWTPGLDNKKRPVMIWLHGGGFEAGSSSVEDIYNGENLSRTGDVVVVSVNHRLNVLGFLDLSAYGQEYKYSGNLGILDLVAALEWVKNNIAEFGGDPNNVTLFGQSGGCAKILTLMAVPATKNLFHKAIEQSGAAELMGITLPDQKASRRVAELTLENLNISPENISQLKNVPYAKLIEAANKAMAQAIKEGEKIYSWSPVKDGDYIQVDPVESGFTEQAKNIPLLIGSCLNEWQTVPLFANMARTQSDNKNFWSESQINEKLLEKYGDKSDAITKAFIKAYPNKKKADALYIDTWLRTRALKTMNIKASQNGAPVYAYVFTWETPVMGGYAMAYHCSELPFVFNNITLSDTATGGGEKAQALAEKMSQSWVNFAKTGNPGWEAYTREEGATMIFDNEPSLSYKHDDELMKLLTPDYEY; this is translated from the coding sequence GGAAAATTACAGGGCTATATCAGGAATAATATTTTTACTTATTTAGGAGTCCCTTACGCTGAAGCAGATTTATTTATGCCTCCGACTAAAATAAAAGCATGGGACGGAATCAAAATGGCTGTAACTTACGGCAATATCTCACCGCAATTAACTTCACAGCAAAATGATATGTTCCCTGCTCACTGGTACTGGCCTTTATGGACTCCGAAAAATTACACGCAGGATAATAACTGTCAAAATTTAAATATTTGGACTCCCGGCCTCGATAACAAAAAACGTCCTGTAATGATCTGGCTTCACGGCGGAGGCTTTGAGGCTGGCTCTTCAAGCGTCGAAGATATTTATAACGGTGAAAATTTATCACGCACGGGCGATGTCGTTGTAGTGTCAGTAAATCACAGGCTTAACGTGTTAGGCTTTCTTGATTTATCGGCTTATGGACAAGAATATAAATACTCTGGAAATCTCGGAATTCTTGATTTAGTTGCAGCTCTTGAATGGGTGAAAAATAATATTGCTGAATTCGGCGGCGATCCAAATAATGTTACTTTATTCGGGCAGTCAGGAGGCTGCGCAAAAATTTTGACTCTTATGGCAGTTCCTGCGACTAAAAATTTATTTCACAAGGCAATCGAACAAAGCGGAGCAGCTGAACTCATGGGAATAACTTTACCGGATCAGAAGGCTTCACGGCGAGTCGCTGAATTGACTCTTGAAAATTTAAATATTTCGCCTGAAAACATTTCGCAATTAAAAAATGTCCCATATGCTAAATTAATAGAAGCAGCAAATAAAGCAATGGCACAAGCAATTAAAGAGGGTGAGAAAATTTATTCATGGTCTCCGGTGAAGGACGGCGATTATATTCAAGTTGACCCGGTAGAAAGCGGATTCACTGAACAAGCAAAGAATATCCCCCTATTAATAGGCTCATGCTTAAACGAATGGCAGACAGTCCCATTATTTGCGAACATGGCACGAACTCAAAGCGATAATAAAAATTTCTGGTCAGAATCGCAAATTAACGAGAAATTACTGGAGAAATACGGCGATAAATCAGACGCAATCACAAAGGCATTTATTAAAGCATATCCAAACAAGAAAAAAGCCGATGCCTTATATATTGATACATGGCTGAGGACTCGCGCATTAAAAACTATGAACATTAAAGCGTCTCAAAATGGTGCTCCTGTTTATGCTTATGTTTTCACATGGGAGACTCCGGTAATGGGAGGTTATGCAATGGCTTATCACTGTTCGGAATTACCATTTGTGTTTAATAATATTACATTGAGCGATACAGCAACAGGGGGCGGAGAAAAGGCTCAGGCACTCGCTGAGAAAATGAGTCAATCATGGGTAAATTTTGCTAAAACAGGTAATCCCGGCTGGGAAGCATATACACGTGAAGAGGGCGCAACAATGATATTTGATAATGAGCCTTCTTTGAGTTATAAGCACGATGACGAATTAATGAAATTATTAACGCCTGATTATGAATACTAG